ctgtatgcaagcatattaatggaaagttgagtggaaggaaaaagtgtggtagaaaaaggtgcacaagcaaccgggataaccgcagccttgacaagattattaagaaaaggtcattcaaaaatttaggggagattcacaaggagtggacttctgctggagtcattgcttcaagagccaccacacgtaTTCAGGACAtgtgctacaagtgtcacattcattgtgtcaagccactcatgaccaatagacaatgccagaagcgtcttaggctggtttcacacatcagtttttgccatcagtcacaatctggcaaattttgaaaaaaacggatccggcgaatgttgccgccggatcagtttttatctcatagatttgtattagcaacggattgcctcacgtttcatccgtctttcggcggatccgtcgaaaattgtttatccggcTGCCGAAAAAAACGGACATAGTAatgtttttgtgtccgtcgaaaaaatggacagcgacggatTCGTCGCCGTCCATTGTTTGCTAGACTGAAAGCCTATGGCGCTGAGTCTGTCAAATGACGGCAATTCCGTTTAACTGagcattctgattttttttttatgacccAACTAGCTCGATCAGCTAGTcggatgcagcaaaaaaaaaaccccagatctgtctcatcagtttttcacaatctgcgagggatccgtttttttttaacattcgacggattgtgactgatgacaaaaaactgatgtgtgaaagcagccttacctgggccaaggagaaaaagaactggactgttgttcagcggtccaaggtgttgttttcagatgaaagtaaagatttattttcatttggaaatcaaggtcccagagtctagaggaagatgggagaggccacaatccaagctgattgAGGTCTAGTGGGAAGTTtccgacttggcacctgtccacactgccaaaagtactaatacctggtttaaaaacaacagtatcactgtgcttgattggtcagaaaactagcctgaccttaactccatagagagtgTATGGGGTATTGTCTaggggaagatgagacaccagacctaacaatgcagacgagctgaaggctactatcaaagcaatcTGGTCTTACATAACACCAcagcagtgccacaggatgatcgcctccatgttatgccacattgatgcagtaattgatgcaaaaggagtctcGACTAAGTGTTGAGTGcattttcagtaggccaacatttcggattttaaaataatttttcaagctggtgttataaagtattctaattcactgagataatgacatttgggttttcattggctgtcagccataatcaacgttaacagaaataaacaatttaaatagatcactgtttgtattaacaaactgaaataaattaacatagtaacatagttagcaaggctggaaaaagacatttgtccattcaattcagcctatattccgtcagaataaatccccaggtctacgaccttctaaagaacctacggtaataactgtaaaggtaccttcacacataacgatattgttaacgatatcgttcctttttgtgacgtagcaacgatatcgttaatgaaatcgttatgtgtgacagcgaccaacgatcaggcccctgctgggagatcgttggtcgctgaataaagtccagaactttatttcgtcgctggatctcccgtggacatcgctggatcggcgtgtgtgacaccgatccagcgacgtcttcactggtaaccagggtaaacatcgggtaactaagcgcagggccgcgcttagtaaccctttgtttaccctggttaccatcctaaaagtaaaaaaaaaaaacactacatacttacctaacgctgtatgTCCTCcaacgctgtgctctgcactcctcctgtactggctgtgagcgtcggtcagccggaaagcagagcggtgacgtcaccgctctgctttccggccgctgtgctcacagacagtacaggaggagtgcagagcacagcgctggaggacagacggctgtaggtaagtatgtagtgtttgtttttttttacttttaggatggtaaccagggtaaacatcgggttactaagcgcggccctgcgcttagttacccgatgtttaccctgattaccggcatcgttggtcgctggagagctgtctgtgtgacagctctccagcgaccaaacagcgacgctgcagcgatccggatcgttgtcggtatcgctgcagcgtcgcttaatgtgaaggggccttaagatacaatattgttacactccaggaagacatccaggcctctcttgaactcctcgactgaggtCACCATCTCCAGGCAAaaaattccagattttcactgctGTAACAGTAAAgattcctcttctatgttggtggaaaaaccttctttcctccagactcagagaattattattatacatttttatagctccatttattccatggcgctttacatgtgaatacgaggcaaatatagacaaatacattaaacatgagcagataacaaggcacactggtacataaggagggaggaccctgcccgcgagggctcacagtctgcaggggatgggtgatgaaacactaggagagggtagggcaggttgtgcggctgttcagtaacttcaggatcactgcaggctataggcttgtcggaagacgcgagtcttcaggttctttttgaaggtttctatggtaggcgagagtctgatgtgctggggtagagttccagagaatgggggaagcacgggagaagtcttggatgcggttgtgggaagaagagatgagaggggagtagaggaggccttgagaggatcggaggttgcgtgtaggtaaataccgggagaccatgtcacagatgtatggaggagacaggttgtggatggctttgtatgtcattgtgagggttttgaactggagtctctgggcgataggaagccagtgaagggctggaCATagtggagaggctggggaatagcggggagacaggtagattagtcgggcagcagagtgtaggatggattggagtggtgccagagtgctagaggggagaccagagagtagcaggttgcagtagtcgaggcagcagataataagggcatgcactagcatttttgcggtgttgcggtcaaggaaagcacggatcagggaaatatttttgagtttgagacagcaggaggaggcaagggcttggatatgtggcttgaaagagggcagagttgaggatcaccccaaggcaccgggcgtgtgggactggggaaagtgagcagccattgacattgatggataggtctggtggaggtgtagagtgagatgggggaaagatgatgaattctgttttgtccatgttcagttgtagaaagcgagcagaaaaggctgaaatagcagacagtgcggattttggtaagtaaggaggtgaggtcaggtccggataggtagatctgcgtgtcatcagcatagagatggtactgcataccatgggattctatgagctgtcccaggccgaaagtgtagatgagaagagtaggggtcctagaacagagccttgaggaacaacgactgacaaggggcgaagtgaggaggtggtgtgggggagggagacactgaatgttcagtctgtcagatatgacgagatccaggaaagggccaagtctgtgatgccaagagatgagaggatttgtagcaaaagggagtggtccacagtgtcaaaggcagaagacaggtccaggagaaggacagtagtgttgcttgctcctggcagttattaggtcattggtgactttagttagggcagtttcagttgagtgatgggagcggaagcctgattgtaacccatcaaagagggagcaggaggagaggtgggaggacagttcaagatggatgtgttgctccagcaatttggaggcataagggagaagagatatcgggcgatagctagacagaggatgggtcgagggagggctttttgaggatgggtgtgatcttggcatgcttgaagatgaggggaagacaccttttATGAGTgaggttgaagaggtgcattagggttgggatgaagaccgtggaaaggttagggatgaggtgggacgggagcgggtcaagcgtgcaggtggtgaggtgtgatcttgacaggagggtggagagctgatcttctgtcatggtggagaagctggttttggaggagcagggttgagcagctaagaggcgcAGTGGGTGctatgggccaaagctttctctgatcgtatcgatcttctgtttaaagaaagaggcaaagtcttcagcagaaatgaggggggaggtgctgggggacggagtagagaattgaaagtgttgaaaagctgtttagggttgtgagacagggaggatatgaaagatgagaagtttgttttgcggcagtgagcgcagacttgaagctggtgagggactgcttgtatgcagtgaagtggtcggcagagcgggattgcttccatctccgctcagcaatcctggaagcccgtttcAATTTTTTGGTCAGGCTggacagccagggctgcctgttaattgtacgagttttaccatGCTTCAGCGGGGCAGCcgaatcaagtgttgctgttattgtggtgttataaaaagtggcagcagcatctgtgtcatgaagggaagctatgtctgtgagagggagaagggattccgagagtgattgtaagttgagatgtttgagatttctgcgagggagtttgtggagtgggggttgcacattaggagaggaaagaatgtcagtaggttgtggtcagacagggggagtggtgtgttaatgagattagtaagggagcagaggtgggtgaagatgaggtccagcgtgtggccatcattgtgagtggcctcagaggaccattgagaggccaaaggaggcagtgatagaagtttagaggcagctgaggtgaaagtgtcaatggggatattgaaatcacccatgatagtggggatgtcgacagagaggaaatgaagtagccaggtggtgaagtggtcgagaaaggtggagatggctagtactGGGGggaggtagatgacagccagctggaggttggagggggaatagatgcggacagagtgcacctcaaacgagggaagattagcggagggtggtagcaggattggagtgaaggagcaggtgtcggacaggagcaagccaactcctccacgtttgttgctggggcgaggggtgtgagaggtggaatccgccataggagagcgcagctggagaggcagagggggtgagccaggtttcagtgaggccgaggaaggagtttgttggtgatgaagaggtcatggataaatggcagtttgttgcagatggagcgtgcgttccatagtgctccaagtagggggagcgggggctggatgaatgggtatgaggttatggttggcaaaacgtgcggaggatcgtggcagggggttagaaacgagtgtggggatgagttggggagggctgggatttggggatatgtcaccagcaatgaggagtagcagatagaacattagaaggtgggagcaggataggacatgatgcggctgtgtgtgtctggagaaaaaggattgtatgtagaggaacagttctgagaaggtgagatggctggggaggatggaggaagaaattactagttccttactgggtggagggattgcaggaaattgtaagaaggaaagtagtatgggggtgaaagagaaaagaaaccgaaacattgcagtggttggtattctgttaccttccagtcaattcctgtccaattcagtctaattcaaaatcataattaaaaagatgtaatttaaaagatggaagttaaaagatgaatgcagcagaatgcgtctgtagcagactcctgcatgtgaatatatccccagttaagggcaatcaggtgtgaatgaggaggtggctgggtatgggagaccagatgtagagactaagcagaggtcataaagagagggaggggttggactgaccactcagatgccaggatcacacaatgagattcatgaaaacaggtcatggaaacaggctgataggtaagaaagcatactaaaaaggattatatgtgctgcaccaagacactcagatccaggggaagcatagaaaaatcaatgcaatatagacattcaggagccagggagagctggggaaagtcaaTGCATACCATCGCAGAGAATGCCCCCAtgcgaccgtcaccttccttggtatgaacAGATCTTTGGAGAGATAttcgtattgtccccttatatatttacacatggttattagatcacccctcagtctttCTTGACTAATCCTAGTTTTGCTAATCTCTCTAGATATTGTAGTTCCATcattccctttaataattttgttgtcatcctttgtactcgctctagttctattatacccttcctgagcaccggtgcccaaaactgaatactttccgtacccactgtatattggagTCGTATGGCCAACCATGATATTGAGCGCCTTTAGACCTTAAAAACATGTTGGACCAATTCTCTTCCTGAAGACTCATTGAAATCCCATTTAAGTTGCACCCATAAAGCTCATGCCTACAACTTTCCACCAGATAGGTGGCATAAACTTCAGTCCATGTTTTATTTGACCTCAAGTCCGACTGATTATTCCACGCAGGGGTTACATCTTTGTGTATGAAAGTTTGACATCAGGGTTTATTATAACGAAACTTTttatttcaaaattaaaaaaacaaacacccaAAACTTGGGCCACAATACAAAATAGAATAAAAACACTTAAATATACAAACAAAATCCTGCAGTCAATTTATACATAAATCTCCTTGGCGCAAGCATAGTCAAGAAATAGTATAAAAAGTCATAGTACAGTACAAATACTATTAAGTACTTTCTCATAAGAATATGTAAATACTTGAAAGCAGGCAGACATCTGAAcacataccaaaaaaaaaaaattttttttttagatgggtcaagattttatttttatttatttttttatttaccaggGAAACAAGGCAAGTATTGGCGGTAGCTTTACAATCATTTACTTTGACATTGCTTGCCATGAATCTCGGTAACCCATCCAAAAACAAagtgcatagaaaaaaaaataaaaaataaagtatggCTTTGAATTAGCATTTGTATAAAGCCCTTTATGTATATACCCCCACTGCACtgctgggggggaaaaaaaaaaacaaaaaaccaacagAATCCCTTTattgccaggaaaaaaaaaaagttttcgggAGTGTCACAGTTTGTGGTTACAAAAAGGCAAAGTAGAAAATAAGCAGCAGTCCATTTTTGCTACCATAAGACAAAACTGGTTGCAGTGAAGAGACCTGGAAGACCTTCTTGATAAAGCAACAGAATATGTCGTAAGTGTAGTGGTTGAGTATCAGCCCTAAAGAATAATATGAACTTAAACAGTTCAAAAGACAAGTGCttaaacagaaacaaaaaaaataaagtgtaaCACTGCTTTAACTATAAAACACCTTCTCAAGACGATAAACATAATGCTTGTTACATAATCATGCAGCACAtaatattttacatttcaccaaGATCGGTATACAAGTTGTGCTCAGGATTTCAAGAGAGCGCCATGATACACCGAGGTCAGAAGACAACACCCTCTACGTGTGACAATTCTTCATTTACGTAGCCTCGTCGTAGAGAGCATCTCTTGCCCTCGGTTGGAAtgacaaaatgtgaaaaaaaggcACCAAAAGACAATACATGGCAGACTTGCACACTTTGCTCCTACTTCAATTGAAATTCTTTGACTCaatataaatatagaaaaacaAGTTGATCTTGAAACCAGTCATTCTGAACGATGCTTGGTTCTGATTTAATACCAAACACTGCTTTCAGTGAATTAACAGTGTTTTTGGAGTGTCCTCTCCATCTGCCATATACCTACGACAACTCGGTCGGCGTGCGAGGCAGACCACAGCCCTACCCTTAAGACTTTGCATTGTGATGGCACAGCTGAAAAAAGAAATTGGACAGTCTTTGGGTGGCTAATCAGTCAGCAATTTGGCTTTGCATTGTATTTAGCTTCTTGGAACCCAGAAGGATAAGGCCATAGGACTTAGAACAAAACTGCTTATAGCAGTGCTATATAATAAAGTTCGGAGTAACCAGTCAAGTGCTTCTCTTTCTGTTTAATGCAGAGAGGTGTTCTTATTGGCATCAACCTGCGGGGTAACAAAAAGAATGGTTAAGATACTGCACGTTTATATCTAGAtctgtgaaaaataaataaataaagagagaatatatatatatatatatatatatatatatatatatatatatatatatatatatatatatatatatatatatatatatatatatatacacacacacacacacacatacatacatacatacacacacatacactatattgGATTTTAGATATGGATTCATTTTTACCTCTGTGTAGGTTGGAGGTGGCATAAACTTGAACTCCGGTGCATACATGAAGATGGGACTATCACAGATACTGTCAAACTCATCAATCAGTGGAGTTGTTGGGCTTTCTATCCTGTGGTCTTCATGGATGATGTCCAAATAACATGGTGGTGCTACAGAAAGAGGAAAAGGATTAGATGACGTTCAACTCTAGATCAAATACTAAAACTAGAAAGATAAAGAAAGGAGGCTTTaaagtaaaaatatatacatgTACCTTCTGGAGTTCCTGGGATGTTCAATTCTACCCAGCTCATTTCAGAACTTGCCTGACTTGCCATGCTGGAACTGCGGCTGTTAAGACCTGATGAGCTGCTGCCGATGACTAGAGGCAAGTCAAGAATGACCTTCTTTGCTCCAGGAACACTGACGTAGATCTGTAAGAATGAGCAACATTATATTAAATGTATGACTTAGTAATTAAGTTGTTTTGAGCTACGAAGTAccacaaagaaataaaaaaaataaaaaaaagtggaggAACTACATACCAGTAAAGAGTACTCCACGCGTAGGATGTTACACCCAAggatggatggctttatctttggtaCACGGATGCTTTTTCCTCTCCAAGAATCTGTCATGCCGGAGATTATGTGATTTCCTCTCACACTGCAGAGTTTCTGGGTGAAGACTTTGGTTAGGCCATTGGCCAAATAGGTGTGCTTGGCGATAATGGCAGCTTTGGGGACAACAATACGAGAGCAGGTGTTTTCAAAGTCAGCAGATATGCAGATTTCCTCGCCtagaacaaaggaaaaaaaaaaaattataaccaaGAAATTGAGCATAAGCTGTAATTGAGTTGTCCTACAATGGTGGAGTAACAAGAAAACGGCAAGAGGCAACTCACCTTCACAAAATCCTTTGCGGTTTATACTGGCACTCATGGATATGTGTCCGTCAGGAATGAACAAGCAAGTCATCTTCTTGTGCTTCTTGCCAGAAATCGGAGACTGTAAGAGGAGGAAATTTTGTTAGTTTTCCAGGCCAGTGAACCTAAACTAACATAACTGAAGATGGTCTAGTGATATTGACCCCTTGCCTTCTGCTGTTAATTTGCAACCAAAATTACTAAAGAATTGTAGCACTTAACCAGAGACCTTGGCCTTCCAGGGGTAATTAGGTACCACAATTACAAGAGCTGGCCTTTGATTATGCACAGCAGTGAATCCCAACCAGTGGCTCTCCAACTGTTagagcatgctgggacttgtagtttgaTGTAAACCATTCATAGCTTGGAATATGGAGACTTTTTAGAGCAGTGCTAGATCCATGAGGGACTCCTGTGGGGTTACTCATTTTATGGGACACATCTGATGCATAAGTAAACAAAGCCAAAAGGAAATTTAAAACTCACCAATAAATCTGGAGTGTTAACGTCCACAAAGTCAATCACTTCGAATTTCTTTTGCGCTTCCTGAGCAGGGTGCGATGGACGTTCGAGGAATGCCTTCACCCAATACTTTACAGATCCATACTTCCCTTTGAAGGTGGTGCCCAAGGGCCTAGAAAAAGAATAAAAAGGAGAAGCTACATTAGTTCACCTGCATCATCTTCAGCTTATTGGACCAACATATTATTCTGCTGTTGCATAGGCTAACTTACCCCTGAGGGAGTTCAAAACCAAATTTATACTCGTATTGATTGCCAGGTCTCAAGATTACAGAGCCATCAGAATCTGCAgagaaattgagaaaaaaaaattaagcatTTGTAAAAACTAGAGCAGCATTTAGAGCATCATATTATCTAATGGATGTGGAAAAACAGCTGGATCTTCATAGGATAAACTCTGCCAacacagctcttatgttctgccaaGAGCCCCTAGAGGACCCATCTCATCACTGCATCAAGtttcatatacagtatatcataCAGTACCGAGCCAATGCTACAACCACGGCGCCTCGAGCCAAGACCTGCTGCTCGTACAGGGTACGCCACCACTGatgggttaggctatgtgcacacgttgcggattaggcttaggaatttctggtgcggattctgcctctcctggcagaaaacgcacctgcggatttgtcccgttttttgtgcggttccacagcgtttttacccctgcggttttctataatggaatgggtacaaaaacgctgcagattcacaaaaaagtgacatgctactttttaaaccgcagcgtttccgcagcggattttccgcaaagtgcgcacagcatttttatttctcattgatttactgtaaatcaattgcggatctgcagcgtttctgtgctgcAAAAAGCGCTGTGGATCGGCagtgaatccgcaacgtgtgcacatagccttatacgagTGGCTGTGGAGTCATTAATAGACAAAACCTAGCACTCCTGTACAGGCACTCATAAAATTTTGCAACTATCAtcctccacaaaaaaaaaaaaaaaaccctcttaaTTCAAATTGTGAATTATTAGGAGGTGGTGAAGGTCTATGCATTAATACACACCAGAATTACTGCTGTCGAGCATGCAATCATTCATATGTAATGCCTGATGCAGTGCAATGCTAGCACTTGTAGTTCAACCATAGGACAAAACCAAAACAATGCGGACAAGCAGAGCCTAGCAGTGTAACCCCCCACTGCAGATCTCCCGTGTGCTCTCACCAGTGGGCTGATCCTCCATGTGCAGGGTGTCCTCATATCTCAGGTACTCC
This region of Ranitomeya imitator isolate aRanImi1 chromosome 1, aRanImi1.pri, whole genome shotgun sequence genomic DNA includes:
- the TXNIP gene encoding thioredoxin-interacting protein, with protein sequence MVVFKKIKCFEVVFTDPEKVYCGGEKVTGKVLVEVCEVTRVAAVKFLACGVAKVLWSSGSQHCKQEMEYLRYEDTLHMEDQPTDSDGSVILRPGNQYEYKFGFELPQGPLGTTFKGKYGSVKYWVKAFLERPSHPAQEAQKKFEVIDFVDVNTPDLLSPISGKKHKKMTCLFIPDGHISMSASINRKGFCEGEEICISADFENTCSRIVVPKAAIIAKHTYLANGLTKVFTQKLCSVRGNHIISGMTDSWRGKSIRVPKIKPSILGCNILRVEYSLLIYVSVPGAKKVILDLPLVIGSSSSGLNSRSSSMASQASSEMSWVELNIPGTPEAPPCYLDIIHEDHRIESPTTPLIDEFDSICDSPIFMYAPEFKFMPPPTYTEVDANKNTSLH